A portion of the Algisphaera agarilytica genome contains these proteins:
- a CDS encoding type II secretion system protein: MGMRNTGLETPSTRPGFTLIELLVVISLIALMMGLLLPILGKSRRAAMAGACLSNQRQLMVAIETYTIENKGNYPSRLPTTAAGAVYAQSEPTITYTQNGEELQGIELPPLKPARPKSWVAAANSKLHTISMSMTVYKQDYKRFYPRVDAPEFVCPADEDPVGPTYGGWMPDEAIDRSYVFNGFNDYKANSRNWVNQRDRWSLPQDLLTEPSATATLSEKKSGLSLAHHFHVDIFDEFDPVSILVQDRHDSGATHTFADGSAKLLEPYASSWPVNLWGITKAVRLEFNYQPDDLGYNLQ, encoded by the coding sequence ATGGGCATGCGAAATACAGGATTGGAAACGCCGTCAACACGGCCTGGCTTTACCTTGATTGAATTGCTGGTCGTCATCAGCCTGATTGCGTTGATGATGGGGCTGCTACTGCCAATCCTCGGCAAGAGCCGCCGTGCCGCGATGGCGGGGGCATGTCTCTCGAATCAGCGTCAACTGATGGTTGCCATCGAAACCTACACGATCGAGAACAAGGGGAACTACCCCAGCCGACTCCCGACCACGGCGGCAGGAGCGGTCTACGCGCAATCAGAGCCGACTATTACCTACACCCAAAACGGAGAAGAGCTCCAGGGGATCGAGTTGCCCCCGCTCAAGCCGGCCCGGCCCAAGTCGTGGGTGGCAGCTGCGAATAGCAAGCTTCACACCATCAGCATGAGCATGACGGTCTACAAACAAGACTACAAGCGTTTCTATCCGCGCGTGGATGCCCCTGAATTTGTCTGCCCGGCGGATGAAGACCCGGTTGGTCCGACCTACGGCGGATGGATGCCCGACGAAGCGATCGACCGGAGCTACGTGTTCAACGGGTTCAACGACTACAAGGCCAATTCACGGAACTGGGTTAATCAGCGTGACCGCTGGTCACTGCCCCAAGACCTATTGACTGAACCGTCGGCGACCGCCACGCTCAGTGAGAAGAAGTCCGGGCTTTCACTTGCTCATCATTTCCACGTCGACATTTTCGACGAATTTGATCCGGTCTCGATTCTCGTTCAGGACCGCCACGACAGCGGAGCCACCCACACCTTCGCCGACGGCAGCGCCAAACTCCTGGAGCCTTACGCCTCCTCTTGGCCCGTCAATCTTTGGGGGATCACTAAGGCCGTGCGTCTCGAGTTCAATTATCAGCCTGACGATCTGGGTTACAACTTGCAGTAA
- a CDS encoding 3-isopropylmalate dehydrogenase, translating to MTLQIANLAGDGIGPEVVDQSFAVLDAVAPAVGLDYARTDFPFSAAHFLDTGHVLTDEDIATLRGYDAIMLGAVGGQPNDPRLAGGVIEKGILLKLRFDMDQYINLRPVKLYPGIDTPLKDKTSKEIDFVCVRENTEDLYCGLGGIMRKGTPHEVANQTMVATRHGVERCVRYAFETAKARKAAGYRGHLTLVHKTNVLNFAGETWLRTFNEVAEQYPEIETGYHHVDACCMFMVAKPEVYDVVVVPNMFGDIITDLGAAIAGGMGIASSGNLNPDGTGPSMFEPVHGSAPDIAGQNIANPIAAIDSMGLLLREVGRIKGNDAAVKAGDKIGAAVQTVTPNFAGKSLDRSGYSTTEIGQMVIDVL from the coding sequence ATGACCCTTCAAATCGCCAACCTCGCCGGCGACGGCATCGGACCCGAAGTGGTGGACCAGTCGTTCGCTGTTCTCGACGCCGTGGCCCCGGCCGTCGGCCTCGACTACGCCCGGACGGACTTCCCCTTCTCCGCGGCCCACTTCCTCGACACCGGCCACGTGCTGACCGACGAAGACATCGCCACGCTCCGCGGCTACGACGCCATCATGCTCGGCGCCGTCGGCGGCCAGCCCAACGACCCCCGCCTCGCCGGCGGCGTGATCGAGAAGGGCATCCTGCTCAAGCTCCGCTTCGACATGGATCAGTACATCAACCTGCGTCCGGTCAAGCTCTACCCCGGCATCGACACGCCGCTGAAGGACAAGACCTCCAAAGAGATCGACTTCGTCTGCGTCCGCGAGAACACCGAAGACCTCTACTGCGGCCTCGGCGGCATCATGCGTAAGGGCACGCCCCACGAAGTCGCCAACCAGACCATGGTCGCGACCCGCCACGGCGTCGAGCGCTGCGTCCGCTACGCCTTCGAGACCGCCAAGGCCCGCAAGGCTGCCGGCTACCGCGGCCACCTGACGCTGGTGCACAAGACCAACGTCCTGAACTTCGCCGGCGAAACCTGGCTGCGCACCTTCAACGAGGTCGCCGAGCAGTACCCCGAGATCGAGACCGGCTACCACCACGTCGACGCGTGCTGCATGTTCATGGTCGCCAAGCCCGAGGTGTACGACGTCGTGGTCGTGCCCAACATGTTCGGCGACATCATCACCGACCTCGGCGCCGCCATCGCCGGCGGCATGGGCATCGCCAGCTCGGGCAACCTCAACCCCGACGGCACCGGCCCCTCGATGTTCGAACCCGTCCACGGCAGCGCCCCCGACATCGCCGGCCAAAACATCGCCAACCCGATCGCCGCGATCGACTCGATGGGCCTGCTTCTCCGCGAAGTCGGCCGGATCAAGGGCAACGACGCCGCGGTCAAGGCCGGCGATAAGATCGGCGCCGCCGTCCAAACCGTCACCCCCAACTTCGCCGGCAAATCGCTGGACCGCTCGGGTTACTCGACCACTGAAATTGGGCAGATGGTCATCGACGTGCTGTAA
- a CDS encoding vWA domain-containing protein, giving the protein MKFSRRRSYGLVSGCLLGACLGLTPLVGADDVTIIIEKPVHPIVPAPPEAVPQTPPFAGVRPAVDLAILLDTSNSMDGLIDQARSQLWSIVSQFAAAKKAGQTPHLRVALFEYGNTSLPATEGYLRQVVPFTDDLDAVSEALFALTTNGGDEYCGQVIDEAITRLDWSQEPNAYRTIFIAGNEPFTQGSVDPAEACKRAIENGVIVNTIHCGSYDAGLQGQWNMGARVAEGEYLNIDQDRVVIDIESPHDHIIIKLNAELNETYLWYGEEADMYSANQVAQDSNASSVGQSIALERAKAKASDAYSNVGRDLVDSFGGGFGGRVYADGFAELEEEALPEAMKDMDADERWAFVQENAEKRAELQKQIAEATSKREAFVAEERKRRSESAGEATLGDAVLQAIQKQLAEAGYDIEPTR; this is encoded by the coding sequence ATGAAATTCTCACGTCGTCGATCGTATGGGTTGGTTTCGGGATGTTTGCTGGGTGCCTGCCTCGGACTCACACCGCTGGTAGGCGCAGACGATGTCACCATCATCATTGAGAAGCCGGTCCACCCCATCGTCCCTGCACCCCCCGAGGCCGTGCCGCAGACGCCGCCTTTCGCGGGTGTCCGCCCCGCAGTGGATCTGGCGATCCTGCTGGATACCTCGAACTCCATGGACGGCCTGATCGATCAGGCCCGCAGCCAACTCTGGTCGATCGTCAGCCAGTTCGCCGCCGCCAAGAAAGCCGGGCAGACCCCGCACCTGCGCGTGGCGCTGTTCGAATACGGCAACACCAGCCTGCCCGCCACCGAGGGCTACCTCCGCCAGGTCGTCCCGTTCACCGACGATCTGGATGCCGTCTCCGAAGCGCTCTTTGCGCTGACGACCAACGGCGGCGACGAGTACTGCGGCCAGGTCATCGACGAAGCAATCACCCGCCTCGATTGGTCGCAGGAACCCAACGCCTACCGCACGATCTTCATCGCGGGCAACGAGCCGTTCACCCAGGGCAGCGTCGACCCGGCCGAGGCGTGCAAGCGCGCGATCGAAAACGGCGTCATCGTTAACACGATCCACTGCGGCTCCTACGACGCGGGTCTGCAGGGGCAATGGAACATGGGTGCCCGCGTGGCTGAGGGCGAGTACCTCAACATCGACCAGGACCGCGTGGTGATCGATATCGAGTCCCCCCACGATCACATCATCATCAAACTCAACGCGGAGCTGAACGAGACCTACCTGTGGTACGGGGAAGAGGCGGATATGTATAGCGCCAACCAGGTCGCCCAAGACAGCAACGCCTCGTCGGTGGGCCAGAGTATCGCGTTGGAGCGGGCGAAGGCCAAGGCGTCGGATGCCTACAGCAACGTTGGCCGTGACCTGGTCGACAGTTTCGGCGGCGGCTTTGGCGGCCGGGTCTATGCGGACGGTTTTGCCGAGCTGGAAGAAGAGGCCTTGCCCGAAGCGATGAAAGACATGGATGCGGACGAGCGGTGGGCGTTTGTGCAGGAAAACGCGGAGAAGCGAGCCGAGCTCCAGAAGCAGATCGCCGAGGCAACCTCGAAGCGTGAAGCTTTTGTCGCCGAGGAACGCAAACGGCGAAGCGAATCAGCGGGTGAAGCGACATTGGGCGACGCGGTGTTACAGGCGATCCAGAAACAACTCGCCGAGGCGGGCTACGATATCGAGCCGACACGGTGA